The Solanum pennellii chromosome 4, SPENNV200 genomic interval tattttattttttggtaaaacaaagtgattttttttatagtgaaaAATTACCTAATTTATAATTTTGGtccttttataaaaaaaaattactatgtGGTAGATATATTAGGAATAAAATGTAGGgatattttaaaaaggaaaagaaaatatgtttaCTAGAAAAAATTGCATTTTGATATGTTAAAGTAACAACagagatatttttatttgttataatacataaatatgtcctCTAATTTTGACTTAAACTGATATGTGTTTCTCTaactttgaatgtgcataaatagaggaacaagtagacacatgtGTTTAGcatgacataatacacgtaggacatCAAGCAAGAtacaaaattgtcatgtaggacatCACATACGACGAATATGTCTATCTTTTCAATTTTACACAAGTTTAAGTATCTACTTTTGCACATTCAAAGTTAGAGAGTATAGACGTCACCTCAAGTCAAGTAATAAGTAGACACACATGTTCTACGAGATAAAAATACACGTAGGACGAATgtatctatttgttcaattttatacaaattgaaGTGTATACTTGtacttgtgcacatccaaagttggaGGACATGGAGGACATAGATATCagttgaagccaagttaaacgACACATTTATGTAATGCCTTTTTTTTATGATCGTGGTATCAACACATCTTGACTTATTGCACGGGTATTGTCTCCACGGAGTTTTGGACCTGAGATCTCAAGATTCTGAATAatttcattgaccactaggccacacccttAGGTGAATAATGAAAGAGGTATTTTTATTCGAACTGTTAACAATAGACACATTTTAGGTCAAATTCTTAACAATTAGTtattaatacataaacatgtcCTTTATTTGGACTCAAATGACATTTATATCTTTCAACTTTAGATATATATAAGTAGATACACATCTTACATAACATAATACTCATTAGATATCACGTAAGATGTAAATTGGCCTCGTAGGACATCACATATGTCTAattattcaactttatacaaatttaaatacctatttatatacatacaaaatgaaggatataaaaatcaaattaaataaaagagatATGTATCTATTATCCCTATTATAAAATAAGCTATTAAACGACCACTTTATTCAAATTCGAATCATTCAATATGTTAGATCATAGGCGAAGCTAGGTTGAGATTCGTGAGTTCGAACACCTAGCTTTTCTGTAAATTCtgtatttgtattataaaatcatatattattataagcaggaagctcaaaacttaaaagttgaattaccattttgcccctctaataaactaaaacttttataattttcatatatataatcttcttattctcattCCATTATCTTgacctttcaaatttctaacataaatgtaaataaaaataaaaatgagtaattattcCTTATAgacaagaaattaaagtagattcatgtatctttaaaattaaattttatctctatcttttttatatttattttaataataattcatgtgacttttcatgtttccataattttgttctataaatttaactttttcaagaaaaacttttatttaccactcctacaattcttgtgtgtaggaactctaaacatgtgaaataatGTTGCAATTTGAGGTGAAAGTTGGGAGATTTCCTTCTGCAGTCACGAGAATAGACaataattcaattactgaaGCATCCGAGCTTGATGTGTTAGTTCTATACTTATTTGTAgtaagaattataataagacttttttgtctctcttcatatagttgaattcttgttttattagcaagttgctctaaattcatatttgtattttgtatgctCAAATGTTCAGTTTCACTAtagagacaaaaataaaatgaaatgcaTAATTATCTTGCTCATctgtacctttttttttcttacttataattttacatatacattaattttgatctttaagaatgaatgtgataaaataggatgtttactcttttcttttctttttatgaaaaaaaaagggaaacatataatattagattaatggtggataagttatgtatgaagagaaaattaaattttatataaaaatagtagttatttataaatattctgattttcataatataaataataagactttttacataatagttttaaatatttatagttaactaattagtttaaagtgtttgtgaataaaaatttaatacaatactttaaacacatttataataattatcaGGGCAAactaaaaaagttgaaagatttCGTTTTCCTTTCACTCAAAGTTAATCTTACACTATTTCTTCTAACATTATTCTACCAATAAAATGGAACTATCGAGAAATTAATTTagataattgttattttttctttttgctttgcaaacttattttttgaattataaacgaagtttgttttattaatttctcatattattatctcGATGCATTCACTTGGAGGTTAGAAAATTGGAGTATCACAATTAGTAGTAAAACAAAGTAAGAAATTTCaattagacatattttattatttaataatattattcttttaagaaataatacacTCATGGGTTACACGCGCAAAGCGCGTGCTCGGAAACTAGTTTAATAGATACATATGTATATTTACTTATGAACTCTCTAACTAAATTGATTAACGGCTAAGGAAGggctgtatatatatatttttttgcacTAATATCGTGAGTTTGAACCTTACTGTCAACAAAAAATTCTTGTTAATCAAATATTCAAATCGGCACTCGTGATAAAAAGTTATTCGAACTGTAAATGTCCTTACTTTTACGTGATAAAAAGTTGCTCGAATGATAAATATCCTCACTTTTAATCGTGAGTTTCGGTCAGAGTTCGAGTAGGAAGCAAAAAGGTGGGAGTTCGAAAAGAGTGAGGTAGCTGGCTGGTGTTTGTACATAACCATTCTGGTTCAGTTTTTTCGCTCATTTCAGCTATCAATTCGCCTCAGTAGATGTTGAATGTTACAGTATCTTCAAATTCCGCCACTCTTACACAAAAAGTCATCACCTTTATTGAAAAATGCAAATCAATTTCAGAGTTAAAGAAACTCCATGCCTTGTTAATAACCTGTGGCATTTCCAAAGAAACTCAATTCAGTTCAAGAATCCTCTGTTTCACATCATTATCTGATTCCTCAAATATAGACTATGCTCATCGTGTTTTTCTACAAATTAAAACCCCAAAAATCTTTGATTACAATGCTCTTATAAGGGGTTATTCTAACAGCAAAAACCCATGTAAATCTTTGTCTTTATATGTTGAAATGTTgcaaaatgaggtttttccgAACTATTTTACGTACCCTTTTGTTGTTAAGTGTTTAGCTAAGTTGTGTGAGGTTAGAATTGGTAGGAGTGTTCATGGAGGGGTATTGAAAAATGGGTTTGATGTGGATTTGTATGTTTCTAATTCTTTGATTCATATGTATGGTTCTTGTGGTGATGTTTTGTGTGCGAGGAAGGTGTTTGATGAAATGCCTGTGAAGAATTTGGTGTCGTGGAATTCGATGATGGATGGGTATGGGAAATGTGGGGATGTTGTTTTGATGAGGGAGGTGTTTGATTCGATGATTGAGAGGGATGTTGTGTCGTGGAGCTCGTTGATTGATGGGTATGTTAAGGATGGGGAATATGCTGAGGCGTTGGCGATGTTTGAAAAAATGAGAGTGGAAGGGCCGAAAGCGAATGAGGTGACCATAGTGAGTGTTTTGGGTGCTTGTGCTCACTTGGGTGCGCTTGAGCAAGGGAGGGTAATGCATGAGTACGTAGTTGAGAATAAGTTGCCTATGACTTTAGTGTTGAGGACGTCGCTTGTTGATATGTATGCTAAGTGTGGTGCAGTAGAGGAGGCATTAGTTGTGTTTCGAGAGGCTTTAGGGAGAAAAACCGATGTCTTGATTTGGAATGCTATGATTGGAGGTTTGGCAACACATGGCCTGGTTACTGAGTCTTTGGAGTTGTACAAGGAAATGTGCGTTTTGAAGGTGAGACCTGATGAGATTACATACTTGTGTCTTTTAAGCGCTTGTGCTCATGGAGGATTAGTTAAGGAGGCTTGGTGTTTCTTTGATTCTCTTGGTAAAGATGGCATGACAGCAAAGTGTGAGCATTATGCCTGTATGATGGATGTACTAGCACGTGCAGGTCGTTTAACAGAAGCCTACCGGTTTCTATGTGCAATGCCTATGGAACCGACTGCTTCCATGTTAGGCGCACTACTTAGTGGCTGCATCAACCATGGAAGGTTGGATCTTGCAGAAATAGTAGGGAAAAAACTTATCGACTTGGAGCCATTTCATGATGGTAGATATGTTGGGTTATCAAATGTATATGCACTTAAAAAGCGTTGGGATGAAGCAAAAGCCATGAGAGAAGCTATGGATACTCGGGGAGTGAAGAAATTGCCTGGTTTTAGTGTTGTGGAGATCTTTGGGGCTCTTCACAGATTCATAGCACATGATAAAGCACACCCTGAATCGGATCAAATCTACACGATTCTAGATTTTGTTTTGTGGCAAATGAAGCTAGATAAAGATTGTGAAGAGCAAGAACAAATGTCATGTGATATCAATGTAGGACTCAGTAATGGAGATGATAGCAGTGCCTTGCAGATGAATGATTTTTCGCtttaagatcaagatcatacagTTCGTTTTTGAGCAGTATATGGCAGAGAGACCCTTATAGGTGTATGATACAGTGTACTCTTCAGATTACAGCAAATCTTCCTAACCATACGTGAGCAGGGCTTAGAGAGCCCAGTAAACTCATTACTGTCTCGTAAGTATTGCGAGAAGAGGCTACTATGAAGCAAAGTAAATATGCACACATTTGAATCAAGGAAGCACATTCTTGTATACCATTAATGAGTTTTGCAGAGTGATCTTACTCTTTGTTATCGTCTCCTTTTGCAGGTCGTGGCTGAAACAGGCTAACAGTTTGAAAATCAAGATTCACAGCACACGCCTAAGTCCCATTGCCATTGCAATGCACGTGTAGGCGTAGTTCACTCTATACATTTGATATTGACTCCTAATGATATATGTATCTTGACTGAATACGATTGTTGTAGTCACAGAAACTGGGGACAGAATTCCTTGAAGAAATCTCGAACTTGAAGGAGACTGCTGCTCATTTCGAAAGCTGAACCTTCTCCAACTTGCAAATGTGTATGACTTCaaatatcataatccttgactATATATTGTTATTGGCTTGAAATAATGTACTTGTCATTTACTATGAGACACTATCTGATGTATATTATAATACAGAACTAAAAGTGTACAGGGAGAACACATTGGAGTTGATGAAGTTATATTATTGGAGTAATCAGAAATGGCAGCATTGATCTTTTAAGTTATCATTCTCCAAAAGTGTGTTACCTGTGGTCTTATCCAAATTACCAAAACACAAAACTTATACAGTTGATTGAATGACATATTTGCTCAATTTTGCATACTCTAAGAGCATGTTTGACCCTTTTTCACTTATTAATTATCTGATTGAGTTATTTGGTGGGGTTGTCATTTGGACCAAATGTTGGCCTTTTAGGgcatttttgacccttttctaGAAAATGTGGCTGATGATGGTGATTGTACAGTTACGATTAGTGGTGATTGTGCAACAATGCCCAACGATGATTGTTGTTCAGTTGCAGCTAGCAACAGTGACTGATGTTTGAGGTGGTCGTTGGTGGTGAACTGTGGTAGTTCATGGTTGTGGGGTTGAGGTCTGTGGTGGATGTGTTTGTCGATGGTGGTGGTTaaacaagatgaacaacaaataaaactgatgaaagtaaataaaatttgttcaaTCATTGGATAAAAGGGAAATACAAGTAGTAATATTATTCCTCGTCTAGAAATATCCAAATTTTGATGCCCAATATTCCATAGATAGTTCGAACTGCCAAGGAAACAGAAAATAATAACAATCTTTCCATTTCAgtttgtttgtcttacttttagTCTGTCTTAGAAAAATGTCTCCTTATCTTTTTTTGGCAATTCTTTGATTCCAACTTAGACTAAAAGATTAAATGACATTTTGGTAAATTCTACATATCTTTAGTTAATAGCCACGAGATTCAAAACTTCTCTTTACCTTCTTAAATTTTGTACCAGAgcagacaaacaaattgaaacagagggagtatgAGAAAAGAGAAATGTAGGAAAACAGTTTTTTCACTTGAAGAGAAGACAAAAGGAACAGGAAAAGACTACAACCAAATGATTTCTCTTCAAAGAATTCATTGGAACTTTTCAATTCTGCCAGAAATCAAGGTATCAGTCATTAGCAAATACAGAAATGAGTATGTACAATAGAAGACTGAAATTCATCAAACACTATCATTGGGAGCTGCAGGTCAGAGAGCCTTTCTTATTCCTCCAAAAAAATACGATACCACACATATTTGCCCATCAACACAAGAAGATCAACAAGATCTCATCAGGATAGCTAAACGACAATAACAGATAAGAGGAAGCTCTACAGATGAGACTCCAGTAATCAAAACTTGTCCCAAATCACCATGCACCTCCTAAACAAGCTGTAAGCATAGCTTCTAGATCTTATAAGAGACCCCTCTTTTGTCAGAAATGGGTTCATCGTAGTTGTGATTCATCAACCTGTAGAGGCGATTTCATCTAACAATGCAAAAGCCAACAAATGGAAGTTGCAACAAAAAAGCTTCCTCAAAATTGCAAGGAAGAGAAACCTGATAAAGCTCAACACTGAAGTGTATCTAATTATGCTGCCACACAtctttatttcatataatattaGTCTGAGATGAGCTTATAAGGAGTGACATGGTcagtgaggattcatatagccgaCTCAACTTGTTTGGCGCTGAAGCGTTGCAGATGTCGTAGAATACCTTCTCTGTATCCAGAGAAAAAGGAAACCATCATTCTGAATGCAGACATTTCATAAATTGGCATTCTACAGTACCAACTACAACCTTTCTATTGTGAAGAATTCCAgaatcaatttcattttttggcAAGTCGAaattttattcatgaacaaAAAACAGTGAGAAAAATGTGTCATACGACTCAAACTCATTCAGCCAAAGACGTCTATCAATATTGTCGAGTTATTAatagtaactttttttttttctgtttgctTCTATTACCATTATCTTTTATGCATACTCTGTCACAAGCTTCATCCATCACAAACACGAACCAGATATCTATGAGGACAATATAGACTTTATAGGTAATATGAACCACTGAAATATTTCGGTTTTCAATATATGTGAAATTATATCATCTGTATTGTGCTTGAAATATGTAATGTGTGTGTGCAAATGAGCACAAAAGGCACTTGGATACCAGAGACAGGATGAAATTGTAATGCGTACCGAGTTATACCTGAGATGCGCTGACGCCTTAACGGACTTGGTGACTGGTCCATCATACAGCCACCACACTTCTTTGCTACTTACTAGAGTTCACACATCGATTCTCCTCAACAAATAAAGTCCCTCAAGCTTTTCAACCAAACCTAATCATTCTTGAAACATTTAATAAACAAATTGAGGTCACAAAAGAAAGAGTTGCTTAGACAACGAGTAGAAAGCTGCAAACACATCATACATACCCCTCAGTGTGTTGCCATTATATCAAATGTAGGGTGTAGAACTTCTCATTGACGATTAAACAATGAGTAGAAACTAGCCAGTCCACCAAAACCAGCAAAGCATAGAGCTCAACACTAGATGCTCTTCAATTCCTGACTTTCGTTGTTAATCCTATGCAACTATATATGACAATGAGGTCAAGACGTCTAATATATCTAATGATCTCATCCAATTTCACAGACATTACAGAGTGCTGTAAGGTGACCCTCCTCCAGCAGGATTTTTACATGTGAGGAAGTCCTTGGATCTGCTGATAGGGAACGTATTGCCTCTTTGAGAATAGGTCGActcttaatatttaaatctaGAAGAGACTCGTCATGGACCACCTTTTGTAGTAGGTCACAAGCTTCATTAggattcatattttttataaaagcaTCAATTAGCACTATGTAGATCGATGGATCGGGTTTCATATCCTTCCTCTCCATTTCCTGCAGATAAATCAGAGCATCATCTGGCTTCCGACACTTGCACAGACCACTAATGAGAGCCATAAAAGTTATTCTATTTGGAGAGCACCCATTTGCCTCCATATTGACCAAAAGATTAATAGCATCACTTGGTTTGCCGGCATTGCATAACCCATCTATTAAAGTGGTGTAAGTGATAACATTGGGCTCCCGTTCTTTTACATTCATCCTAGTGAGAAATGCAATTGCTCGATCTACATCACCAGTTTTGCACCACCCATCTATCAGTGAGTTGTAGGTAACAACTGATGGAATAAGCCCCTTATCCTTCATTTCATCAAGAAGATTCTGGGCTTCAACTACTCTTTTGGCCTTACAAAGCCCATTTATCATAATGTTATAGGCAACCACATCAGGGCAATAACCCCGAGCACAGATCCCTCTGAAAAGATTCAGTGCATCATCCAACTGTTTAATCTTAACAAGGCCGTCTATGACTGCCGAATAACCAACTACATCAGGGAGAAATCCTTCTTGAACCATGTCAGCAAGAAAGTTAGAAGCTTTGACTACTTGCCCATCTTTGCAGAGTTTCTTCA includes:
- the LOC107016281 gene encoding pentatricopeptide repeat-containing protein At5g08305 produces the protein MLNVTVSSNSATLTQKVITFIEKCKSISELKKLHALLITCGISKETQFSSRILCFTSLSDSSNIDYAHRVFLQIKTPKIFDYNALIRGYSNSKNPCKSLSLYVEMLQNEVFPNYFTYPFVVKCLAKLCEVRIGRSVHGGVLKNGFDVDLYVSNSLIHMYGSCGDVLCARKVFDEMPVKNLVSWNSMMDGYGKCGDVVLMREVFDSMIERDVVSWSSLIDGYVKDGEYAEALAMFEKMRVEGPKANEVTIVSVLGACAHLGALEQGRVMHEYVVENKLPMTLVLRTSLVDMYAKCGAVEEALVVFREALGRKTDVLIWNAMIGGLATHGLVTESLELYKEMCVLKVRPDEITYLCLLSACAHGGLVKEAWCFFDSLGKDGMTAKCEHYACMMDVLARAGRLTEAYRFLCAMPMEPTASMLGALLSGCINHGRLDLAEIVGKKLIDLEPFHDGRYVGLSNVYALKKRWDEAKAMREAMDTRGVKKLPGFSVVEIFGALHRFIAHDKAHPESDQIYTILDFVLWQMKLDKDCEEQEQMSCDINVGLSNGDDSSALQMNDFSL